From the Solanum lycopersicum chromosome 10, SLM_r2.1 genome, one window contains:
- the LOC101244040 gene encoding uncharacterized protein: MESKNSNVDSAVAKDKRGEGGKISKMQKALFKKASDLSILCGIQVAIIILFINRQPIVFGKPDAESVINQFIEANHPTAPRFYMKMKKKEEENKEKGKSIEDDIQSQDFESPYLGSLLKLYEGLTEFENQLTKEIDLTQLNQEIEKHEDPKLMNVASSSTLPTNFSP; this comes from the coding sequence ATGGAATCAAAAAATTCCAATGTTGATTCAGCAGTTGCAAAAGATAAACGTGGTGAGGGTGGTAAAAtctcaaaaatgcaaaaagcATTGTTCAAAAAAGCAAGCGACCTATCCATATTGTGTGGAATTCAGGTCGCCATCATAATTCTCTTCATTAACCGTCAACCAATTGTATTTGGAAAGCCTGATGCAGAATCGGTTATTAACCAGTTCATTGAGGCCAACCATCCAACCGCACCTCGATTTTATATGAAGATgaaaaagaaggaagaagaaaataaggagAAAGGAAAATCCATTGAAGATGATATACAATCACAAGATTTTGAGTCTCCTTATTTGGGAAGTCTTTTAAAGTTGTACGAAGGGCTCACagaatttgaaaatcaattgaCTAAAGAGATTGATCTCACACAATTGAATCAAGAGATTGAGAAGCATGAAGATCCAAAATTAATGAATGTGGCTAGTTCTTCGACTTTACCAACTAATTTTAGTCCATAG